The Antricoccus suffuscus sequence GACGAAACTGGGGTGGCCGGTCGCGTTGCCAAGGTTGAGCAAACGACCCTCGGACAGAACCAGAATTGAGTGCCCATCCGGGAAGACCCACTCCGCGACCTGCGGTTTGATGTCAACCTTCTTGATCCCGGAGACACGCGCGAGGCCGGCCATGTCGATCTCGTTGTCGAAGTGCCCGATATTGCCGACGATCGCCTGGTGCTTCATCTTGGCCATATCCGCGGCCATGATGATGTCCTTGTTGCCGGTCGTGGTGACGAAGATGTCGGCCTGGTCGATGACGTCGTCCAGCGTCGCGACCTGGTAGCCGTCCATTGCCGCCTGCAGTGCACAGATCGGGTCGATCTCGGTGATGATGACGCGGGCGCCCTGCCCACGCAGTGACTCCGCAGATCCCTTACCGACATCGCCGTACCCGCAGATCACGGCGACCTTGCCGCCGATAAGTACGTCGGTGGCACGGTTGATGCCATCGATGAGTGAGTGCCGGCAGCCGTACTTGTTGTCGAACTTGCTCTTGGTGACCGCGTCATTGACGTTGATCGCAGGGAACAGCAGTTCACCTGTCTTGGCCAGCTCGTAGAGGCGATGCACGCCGGTGGTGGTCTCTTCCGAGACCCCCTTGATATCGACGGCCATCTTCGTGAAGCGGTCCGGTTCGGCCCTGAGGCTTGCGCGCAACGCCTCGAGTACGACGCCCTCTTCCTCAGAGTCCTGTTCGGTGGTCTCCGGCACGACGCCGCTCTTCTCGAACTTGACGCCGTTGTGCACCAGAAGCGTCACGTCACCGCCGTCATCGAGAATCATGTTGGGACCGTCGTGACCCTCCCAGCGCAGGACTTGGTCGCTGCACCACCAGTATTCGGGAAGGCTCTCGCCCTTCCACGCGAATACCGAGACACCCTTCGGGTCCTCGACCGTCCCGTCGGGACCCACGACAACTGCGGCCGCGGCATGGTCCTGGGTCGAGAAGATGTTGCACGACACCCAGCGCACCTGCGCGCCGAGCGCGACCAGGGTTTCAATGAGTACGGCGGTCTGCACGGTCATGTGCAGCGAGCCAGTGATTCTGGCACCCGCTAGTGGTTGAGCGTCACCGAACTCCTTGCGAAGCGACACCAGGCCGGGCATCTCGTGCTCGGCGAGCCGGATCTCATTGCGGCCGTACTCGGCCAGGCCGAGGTCGGCGACCTTGTACTGAAGGCCCGATGGTGCGGTATCGACGGTGAGATTTTCGATCGTTGCTGCAGACAAATGCGTCTCCTAAAGATGGCGGGTGACCCGTCAATGGTACCGGCTCGCCGCTAGCGAGACCGGATGACCCGTCCGGCGCACACCCTGGTCAGCACCCCGTCACCGCTGACGGTCACGGAGCCTTGTGCCGCCGTGACGAAGACCGATTCCCCTTTGGAGAGCTCGGTCACGACGTCGCGCGAGGTGATTTTCATCGACCCTTCTATGCAGAAAAGGATTTGCGGACCGTCGGAGGCCACAATGACCTCTTCGCTGCTGATCTTCCGACGATACAAGGCAAACTCGCGGGCCGGGGTCGGCCAGGTCGTCATGCCCTCGTCGTAACCCGCCTCCGCGCCCAAGACGACGGGGTCTATAACAACCAACGGCCCCGACTCGAAATCGATGACCCGTAACAGCTCGGCGACGTCAATGTGCTTGGGCGTGAGGCCGCCGCGCAGCGTGTTGTCACTGTTGGCCTGCGCCTCGAGGCCCCAACCGTGCAGATAGGCGTGCAGCTGACCCGGACCGAGATAGACCCCTTGCCACGGCTGCAGTACAAGCAAATTGAGCAGCAGAGACAGCACGACGCCGATGTCACCGGGGTATGCCTCGCCGAGCTTGATCGCCCACATATATGACTTGCGGTCGGGATCGCTATCGTCGAGTCGCTCGACCAGCCGCGCCGACTCCTCAACGACCCTGCCAGCCAGCTCGCGCTGCTTTTCCTTCGGCATGCTCAGCAGCGTCGTGACCGCGACTCGGAGCCCATCGCTGGGTAACCCGGTCAGGAGTGAGCCGACGTACGGCGCGAGCATCCGGATCCCCAGCCGGGCGAGGATGTTGGCGGCGTCCTGTGCACCGCGAAAGCCACACAGCACCTCGCACTCGGATAGCGCGACGAACAACTCTGGTTTGGCGAACGGGTCACGATAGTTGCGTTGCGCATTGGAGAGCGCAATGCCGGCCTCGTTTTCTTCGGCAAAGCCGGTACGCGCACGGGCAGCCGTCGGATGCGCCTGGATCGACAGCGGTGACTCGGCGGCGAGGACCTTGAACAAGAACGGCAGACGTCCGTGATACTCGGAGTTGAGGACTCGACCGAGATGCGCCTCTGGTTCTTCTTTGATCAAGTCACACAGTGCCGGGCTGCCCGGCAGGTCCCGCGCGCGCGAGGACGCATCCGGGTGTGCACCGAGCCATAGCTCCGCTTCAGGCTCGGCGGTCGGACTCGGGCGGTTGGTGAGCTCGGCGATGACC is a genomic window containing:
- the manA gene encoding mannose-6-phosphate isomerase, class I, with protein sequence MFLLDNEVRRYAWGSHRVIAELTNRPSPTAEPEAELWLGAHPDASSRARDLPGSPALCDLIKEEPEAHLGRVLNSEYHGRLPFLFKVLAAESPLSIQAHPTAARARTGFAEENEAGIALSNAQRNYRDPFAKPELFVALSECEVLCGFRGAQDAANILARLGIRMLAPYVGSLLTGLPSDGLRVAVTTLLSMPKEKQRELAGRVVEESARLVERLDDSDPDRKSYMWAIKLGEAYPGDIGVVLSLLLNLLVLQPWQGVYLGPGQLHAYLHGWGLEAQANSDNTLRGGLTPKHIDVAELLRVIDFESGPLVVIDPVVLGAEAGYDEGMTTWPTPAREFALYRRKISSEEVIVASDGPQILFCIEGSMKITSRDVVTELSKGESVFVTAAQGSVTVSGDGVLTRVCAGRVIRSR
- the ahcY gene encoding adenosylhomocysteinase; translation: MENLTVDTAPSGLQYKVADLGLAEYGRNEIRLAEHEMPGLVSLRKEFGDAQPLAGARITGSLHMTVQTAVLIETLVALGAQVRWVSCNIFSTQDHAAAAVVVGPDGTVEDPKGVSVFAWKGESLPEYWWCSDQVLRWEGHDGPNMILDDGGDVTLLVHNGVKFEKSGVVPETTEQDSEEEGVVLEALRASLRAEPDRFTKMAVDIKGVSEETTTGVHRLYELAKTGELLFPAINVNDAVTKSKFDNKYGCRHSLIDGINRATDVLIGGKVAVICGYGDVGKGSAESLRGQGARVIITEIDPICALQAAMDGYQVATLDDVIDQADIFVTTTGNKDIIMAADMAKMKHQAIVGNIGHFDNEIDMAGLARVSGIKKVDIKPQVAEWVFPDGHSILVLSEGRLLNLGNATGHPSFVMSNSFTNQTMAQIELFTKPGEYDKQVYVLPKLLDEKVARLHLDALGAKLTELRKDQAEYIGVDVAGPYKPDHYRY